In Paramormyrops kingsleyae isolate MSU_618 chromosome 5, PKINGS_0.4, whole genome shotgun sequence, one DNA window encodes the following:
- the LOC140590883 gene encoding hemoglobin subunit beta-like, whose amino-acid sequence MVQWTDAERAAIADIFGKIDRDVVGPNALARCLIVYPWTRRYFGGFGNLYSADAILANPKVAAHGKVVFGGLEKAVKNLDDIKKTFAPLSELHSEKLNVDPDNFRLLADCLTIVIAGQMGAAFTPEVQAAWQKFLAVVVSALCRQYY is encoded by the exons ATGGTTCAGTGGACTGATGCTGAGCGCGCCGCCATCGCTGATATCTTCGGAAAAATCGACCGCGATGTAGTTGGACCAAACGCACTTGCCAG GTGCCTTATCGTGTACCCCTGGACCCGGAGATATTTCGGTGGCTTTGGGAACTTGTACAGCGCCGATGCCATCCTGGCGAACCCCAAGGTCGCTGCCCACGGAAAGGTTGTGTTTGGCGGGCTGGAGAAGGCTGTGAAGAACTTGGATGACATCAAGAAAACCTTCGCCCCGCTGAGCGAGCTGCATTCAGAGAAGCTGAACGTGGATCCCGATAACTTCAGA cTGCTGGCTGACTGTctcaccattgtcattgctgggcAGATGGGCGCTGCGTTCACACCGGAAGTTCAGGCAGCGTGGCAGAAGTttcttgctgttgttgtttctgCTCTCTGCAGGCAGTATTACTAA
- the LOC111859618 gene encoding hemoglobin embryonic subunit alpha-like: MSLSAKEKTLVKTFFSKVSGRVDDIGNEALSRMLTVYPQTKTYFAHWQDLSPGSAPVRKHGKTIMEGVMEAVEKIDNLCEGLRNLSDLHAFVLRVDPSNFKILCHCLLVVLAMTSPEDFSPETHVAIDKFLASVSLALSEKYR, translated from the exons ATGAGTCTTTCAGCCAAGGAGAAAACTCTTGTCAAAACTTTCTTCAGCAAAGTGTCCGGAAGAGTAGATGATATTGGAAATGAGGCTCTGTCTAG AATGCTGACTGTCTACCCTCAAACCAAGACCTATTTTGCCCACTGGCAGGACCTGAGTCCCGGCTCTGCCCCTGTTAGGAAGCATGGGAAAACCATCATGGAAGGTGTCATGGAGGCGGTGGAGAAAATCGATAACCTCTGTGAGGGTCTTAGGAACCTGAGTGATCTGCATGCGTTTGTGCTGCGAGTGGATCCTTCCAACTTCAAA ATTCTGTGTCACTGCCTTCTCGTGGTGCTGGCCATGACGTCACCTGAGGACTTCAGCCCTGAGACTCACGTCGCTATCGACAAGTTCCTCGCCAGTGTGTCTCTGGCCCTGTCTGAGAAGTACCGCTAA
- the LOC140590989 gene encoding hemoglobin embryonic subunit alpha-like, with amino-acid sequence MSLSAKEKTLVKTFFSKVSGRVDDIGNEALSRMLTVYPQTKTYFAHWQDLSPGSAPVRKHGKTIMEGVMEAVEKIDNLCEGLRNLSDLHAFVLRVDPSNFKILCHCLLVVLAMTSPEDFSPETHVAIDKFLASVSLALSEKYR; translated from the exons ATGAGTCTTTCAGCCAAGGAGAAAACTCTTGTCAAAACTTTCTTCAGCAAAGTGTCTGGAAGAGTAGATGATATTGGAAATGAGGCTCTGTCTAG AATGCTGACTGTCTACCCTCAAACCAAGACCTATTTTGCCCACTGGCAGGACCTGAGTCCCGGCTCTGCCCCTGTTAGGAAGCATGGGAAAACCATCATGGAAGGTGTCATGGAGGCGGTGGAGAAAATCGATAACCTCTGTGAGGGTCTTAGGAACCTGAGTGATCTGCATGCGTTTGTGCTGCGAGTGGATCCTTCCAACTTCAAA ATTCTGTGTCACTGCCTTCTCGTGGTGCTGGCCATGACGTCACCGGAGGACTTCAGCCCTGAGACTCATGTCGCTATCGACAAGTTCCTCGCCAGTGTGTCTCTGGCCCTGTCTGAGAAGTACCGCTAA